Proteins co-encoded in one Pseudophryne corroboree isolate aPseCor3 chromosome 1, aPseCor3.hap2, whole genome shotgun sequence genomic window:
- the LOC135054405 gene encoding mitochondrial amidoxime-reducing component 1-like codes for MSSSLHSPLGSISGVAQSAVQNLSRHRLALLCAAGLGVTAVASWMWWKRNRLELRHVGTVSQLIIYPIKSCRGVSVQEAECIDLGLVNEELEDRHWLVVTEDGHMVTGRQEPRMVLISVTGCGDSLCLEAPGMEKLVVPVPLPKSNKVLDCRVFGSDIQGRDSGEEASIWLTSYFQSSKPYRLVHFESGMMKPRKSNDKEKLFRDKDLIAYPDASPIMLLSETSLEDLNKRMEQPVSLGNFRPCIVVSGCQAFAEDGWDDVKVGTTRLKRVMACGRCILTTVDPNTGVLSRKEPLDTLRTFRQSDPSLSHLYKTSPLFGQYYGVEQTGRLRVGDPVYHVVRRG; via the coding sequence ATGTCCAGCTCCCTCCATTCCCCTCTTGGGAGCATCTCTGGAGTTGCACAATCTGCAGTGCAGAACCTCTCGCGTCATCGCTTAGCTCTGCTCTGCGCAGCGGGCCTGGGAGTCACAGCCGTCGCCTCCTGGATGTGGTGGAAGAGGAATCGCCTGGAGCTGCGACATGTCGGCACGGTGTCCCAGCTCATCATATACCCCATCAAGTCCTGCCGAGGGGTCTCAGTGCAAGAAGCTGAGTGTATAGACCTGGGTTTGGTAAATGAAGAACTGGAAGATCGCCATTGGCTGGTGGTGACAGAGGATGGGCACATGGTGACAGGTAGGCAGGAGCCACGGATGGTCCTCATTTCTGTGACTGGCTGTGGTGACTCCCTCTGTCTGGAAGCCCCAGGGATGGAGAAGCTAGTGGTACCAGTGCCATTGCCCAAGAGCAACAAAGTGCTGGACTGCCGGGTATTTGGGAGCGACATCCAGGGGCGGGACAGTGGAGAGGAGGCTTCTATTTGGCTCACTTCCTATTTCCAAAGCAGCAAGCCTTACCGGTTGGTGCATTTCGAGTCCGGAATGATGAAGCCTCGCAAGTCCAACGATAAGGAGAAACTGTTCAGAGACAAAGACTTGATTGCTTATCCTGATGCCAGCCCCATCATGCTGCTTTCTGAGACGTCCCTAGAAGATCTGAACAAACGTATGGAGCAGCCCGTGTCTCTGGGGAACTTCAGACCCTGCATCGTCGTGTCCGGCTGCCAGGCCTTTGCGGAGGATGGTTGGGATGATGTGAAAGTGGGCACAACCAGGCTAAAGCGGGTCATGGCCTGTGGTCGATGCATCTTGACCACTGTGGACCCAAACACTGGAGTTCTGAGCCGCAAGGAACCCCTGGACACCCTGAGAACCTTCCGTCAGAGTGATCCCTCCCTGAGCCACCTGTACAAGACCTCACCCCTCTTTGGCCAGTACTACGGTGTGGAGCAAACCGGAAGACTGAGAGTGGGGGATCCGGTGTATCATGTGGTCCGCAGGGGTTAG